The window GGCCTTAAAGCAAGTGAACTTCAAGCACCAAGTAGACAAGTTACTGCAAGTAATTCAGATTCAAATACACATGGAAGTGATCCAAATAATGCATCAGATTTATCAAGAAACCAAGGAACTTCAAGAGCAACGGGAGAAGAAACACCAAAAGATGTACCAGGTCAATCATCAGAAGCAGGATCAGGACCACAAGAAGGATTACAATCAGAACGACAATCAGGATCACCACCAGAATCACCACCAGGATCACAACCAAGACCACAAGAAGTAACAGGATCAGAGGGAACACCAAGAGTACCAACAGAAGGAAGACAAGATGCATCACCAAGTGTACCACAACCACCTAGTGCCACAGAGCCATCAGCCTCTGAACAACCACAAGCGGTATCTGAATCACCAAGTCCAGAAGGAACATCACCCACATCACGATCAAGAAGATCAGTAGAATCGGATCCATCACCAGATAATAGAAATAACCCCCAAACCCCTGTTAGTACAACTCCAAATTCTAACAATGCTACCGCATCTCCTCAAACGGCACAACCTCgtaataatgaaaataatagaGTAAATAGAATCCCAgaaatgaaatatttagATCTCCTTTATGATGAACTTCTTACAAATAGAGAAGGAAAACATCAAGTAGATTTTGGAGAAAACCAcgaaaaatataatatttttagaaaggaatatgataatttttctattaATCAAAAAGAGTATGATATAATTAAGAAACTTCTTAATTCTATTTTTAAagataatgatgaaaatgaaaaaatgaaaaagcTAGCTAACATCTTTCAAAAAGCATTAATTGACAAGGAATTCCATGATCAATTTAAAAACTTTATTGATGGTATTTTGGGATTTGCAAAACGTCATAGTTACTtaagaaatgaaaaaatcCAAAACAATACTACATATAAAGCATTCTTTCAAAAT of the Plasmodium gaboni strain SY75 chromosome Unknown, whole genome shotgun sequence genome contains:
- a CDS encoding MSP7-like protein; this encodes MKRQIILFTSLFIFSFNLTWSYEKSNIRSGYYNEENLNNKEKDKITSLFNEINEDVQNDVEENLDSGKNMLEGDHLFIGQAGEAQDQGLKASELQAPSRQVTASNSDSNTHGSDPNNASDLSRNQGTSRATGEETPKDVPGQSSEAGSGPQEGLQSERQSGSPPESPPGSQPRPQEVTGSEGTPRVPTEGRQDASPSVPQPPSATEPSASEQPQAVSESPSPEGTSPTSRSRRSVESDPSPDNRNNPQTPVSTTPNSNNATASPQTAQPRNNENNRVNRIPEMKYLDLLYDELLTNREGKHQVDFGENHEKYNIFRKEYDNFSINQKEYDIIKKLLNSIFKDNDENEKMKKLANIFQKALIDKEFHDQFKNFIDGILGFAKRHSYLRNEKIQNNTTYKAFFQNAVDLLNTL